The genomic segment TATGCAGTACCGCGATGGCCCCGGGCGTGCCCTGCAGTTGCTTGTCGTTCTGGCTGAAGATGCGCACCGTCTCCCAGCAACAGCGCATGAGCAGACCGTAGACGGCGCTCTGGTGCGCCCAAGCCAATCCCCTGAATTCGGCGGGCAGGGTGAAGGTCAGCAGAAAGTACTCGGCCGGGACCTGCTTCTTCAGTTGCCGTTCCAGCCACTGCTGACTCTCGTGGTGCTGACAGTGCGGGCAGTGGCGGTGGCCGCAGGAATGCGGCACCATCTTCTGGTGATCGCATCCCGTGCAGCGGACCTGCATCATGGGGCTGGCCTGGGTGCGGCACTGTTTCATCGCCGCCAAGGCGCGATGGTGGTCGGACGTGAGCCGGTTCCGGTACTGCGCCAGGAAGTCGGCCTCGAAGGTATCAATGACGGTAGCCAGGCGGATCATTTGACCTTCCCCCAGGCGAGACGGAAGCCGTCCATCAGTCCGTTGATGCGGTCGAGGGCGTGATGCTTGGTCTGGTCGGTGAGATGGGTGTAACGGGCGGTGGTGAGAATGGAGTGGTGGCCGAGAAATTTCTGTACCTCGATCAGATCGACGCCGGCCTCAATCAGGTGGGTGGCATAGCTGTGGCGCAAGCTGTGGGGCGTGATCTTTTTTTTAGGCCGCAAGACTCGATCACCTTGTGCAAGGTGGTCTGCACACCTCCGGTGTCCATCGGCGTGGTGGCGCTGGCCGCGCCCTTCAAGCCGCCCAGGCGGCTGGGAAACAGCAGCACGGGATTGCGATGCACCGTCCAGAAGCGCCGCAAGAGTTGATGGGTGGCATCCGGCAGCGGCACGAAGCGATCCCGGTTGCCCTTGGCGTCGCGGATATGCACGCGCCCGCGCGCCGCGTCGATGTCGCCTACCTGAAGGCGCAGTCCTTCGCCCAGACGCAACCCCAGGCTGTAGAGCGTGAAGTAGAACACCCGGTAGCTGAGCACGCGGGTGGCGCCGAAAATCCGCTTGGCTTCCTCGACGGTGACGATGTCGGGCAGGCGCTGGGTTCGCGGCGGCTTGATCAACCCGGGCGCCACCCAGGGCTTTTTCAAGACATGCGCGTAGTAGAACTTCAAGCCGTACAGGTCGAGCTTGACCGTGCTCCACGAGTGCGAGGCCACCAGGTCGGTGAAGTAGTCCGTCAGTTGTTGCGCGGACAGCGTGTCAATCCGCTGATCGAAGTAGTCGCCGACGCGGCGGATGGCGCGGGAGTACGCTTCGATGGTCTTGGGTTGCAGCCCCTTGAGCTTGAGATGCTTGAGATGCGTCTGGTATTGCCGGTCAAAGTGCGCGGCGATGTCGTTCGTCATGCTGGTTTATCCTCACGAAATATTGCAGAATCAAACCCCTCGGCATCGAGGGGATGAAGGTGCAGAATAATTCGTGGTGCCGCAGCAAGCGATTCCTCCGCGTAGCGGCTTCGTCCAACCCATCAATCAACACGGACTGGCGCGGTAAAGCCGCGCCAGCCGGTTATGTCAAAATAATTAGTCATCAGGATTATTGAGGAAATACAAATGAAGCTTCTGTATGCAACCGTGATTGCCGCGACTGTACTGGTCGCCACTCCTGCTTTGGCCAACAAGGATCTAGCCACCAAATCCGGTTGCTTGGCCTGCCATCAAGCCGATAAGAAAGTTGTTGGCCCTGCATATCGGGATGTCGCCAAGAAATACGCGGGCGATAAAGCCGCTGAGGCTATGTTGTTTGACCGAGTGAAAAAGGGGAGTGCTGCCACCGGTGGCAATAAATGGCCCGGCCCGCCTATCCCCATGCCGCCGAACGAAGGCACCGTTAAGGACGATGACATCAAGGTACTCGTTAAGTGGATATTGGCTGGCGCCCATTAGTACGCCAGTTAAGGAACTATCAATTCAATTGGCCGTCTGCGTGGAGTACGCTCGAGCGGTTCCGGCGACGGGGCTCTGACCGCTGGTCAATCACTCCGAGGGGCAGCTTAAGGATCGGATTCTGTTGAAAAAGTTTCTGACCACCAATTCTAGTCGATTCGCGGGGGTACTCTA from the Denitratisoma oestradiolicum genome contains:
- a CDS encoding c-type cytochrome: MKLLYATVIAATVLVATPALANKDLATKSGCLACHQADKKVVGPAYRDVAKKYAGDKAAEAMLFDRVKKGSAATGGNKWPGPPIPMPPNEGTVKDDDIKVLVKWILAGAH